From a single Sphingosinicellaceae bacterium genomic region:
- a CDS encoding lytic transglycosylase domain-containing protein yields the protein MKAIAVLPCLLIAALVAPIAAPAGAAISEATRAYYVARLAENASGRFNTLALAPLANVPSDPLLDTVVQWDRLRRDNYRASFAELSAFLRYHRGWPQESVLRRRAEKAIDASVPFRDRTLYFNALPPVTAAAKFRLAETLLVARKVPEANAMARDAWDSSGLDPQTEAELLATFGSQLTPADNLSRADRLLWSGQTSAATRLLARLTPDRQAWVSARVVLQGGGANADSLRTALPTALANEPGITFDRINWLRRTNQQDVARSVMAATNYSPGLIVDPEAWLKLRVQMARETLRDGNAAQAYSLAANHAAFPLGRPLAERSLGERAAFIDAEWVAGWIALRNLNRPSDALNHFAAVRAAALTPVSQARGDYWAGRAAEAANLKADAQRYYDSAARHPDYFYGQLASERLDRPVTLNPAPAPFVLPQSRAKFATDELVRATQALGDLGDRNRQTLLMRALVERSDTGEAAQLTAELAAVIGRPDLGVLMGKAARSDGELTLLSYAYPQLTLPPEVASNFTMVHAVARQESQFDRAAVSAANARGLMQLVPATAAEQATKAGLRFSVERLTEDPVYNVTLGGAYFERLRANFGGSYVLAVAAYNAGPGNARKFVTRQGDPRVPGVDVVDWIETIPFLETRTYVQRVLENAVMYDLLHPTTALSPASKRISWYLGKSTPG from the coding sequence ATGAAGGCAATCGCCGTACTGCCGTGCCTGCTGATCGCAGCACTCGTCGCCCCCATCGCCGCGCCCGCCGGGGCCGCGATTTCGGAGGCGACGCGCGCTTATTACGTGGCGCGTCTCGCGGAAAATGCGAGTGGGCGGTTCAACACGCTGGCCCTGGCGCCGCTCGCCAACGTGCCGAGCGATCCCCTGCTCGATACCGTGGTGCAGTGGGACCGGCTGCGGCGCGACAACTACCGTGCCAGCTTTGCCGAGCTCAGCGCCTTCCTGCGCTATCACCGGGGCTGGCCGCAGGAGAGCGTGCTCCGCCGCCGCGCCGAGAAGGCGATCGACGCGAGCGTGCCGTTTCGCGACCGCACGCTGTATTTCAACGCGCTGCCCCCGGTCACCGCGGCCGCCAAGTTCCGCCTCGCCGAGACCCTGTTGGTCGCGCGCAAGGTGCCCGAGGCGAACGCAATGGCGCGCGACGCGTGGGATTCGTCGGGCCTCGACCCGCAGACCGAGGCCGAGCTGCTCGCCACCTTCGGCAGCCAGCTGACCCCCGCCGATAACCTGTCGCGCGCCGACCGGCTGCTGTGGAGCGGGCAGACCAGCGCCGCGACCCGCCTGCTGGCGCGCCTCACTCCGGACCGGCAGGCGTGGGTGTCGGCGCGGGTCGTGCTGCAGGGCGGCGGTGCCAATGCCGACAGCCTGCGCACCGCCCTGCCCACGGCGCTGGCCAACGAGCCCGGCATCACCTTCGACCGGATCAACTGGCTGCGGCGGACCAACCAGCAGGACGTCGCGCGCAGCGTGATGGCGGCGACCAACTACTCGCCCGGGCTGATCGTCGACCCGGAGGCATGGCTCAAGCTGCGCGTCCAGATGGCGCGCGAGACGCTCCGCGACGGCAACGCCGCGCAGGCCTACAGCCTCGCCGCCAACCACGCCGCCTTCCCGCTCGGACGCCCGCTGGCCGAACGGTCGCTGGGCGAGCGCGCCGCGTTCATCGATGCGGAATGGGTCGCCGGGTGGATCGCGCTGCGCAATCTCAACCGGCCATCCGATGCGCTCAACCACTTCGCGGCGGTGCGTGCCGCGGCGCTGACCCCGGTCAGCCAGGCGCGCGGCGACTACTGGGCGGGCCGCGCCGCCGAGGCCGCCAACCTCAAGGCCGACGCGCAGCGCTACTACGACTCTGCCGCCCGCCACCCCGATTACTTCTATGGCCAGCTGGCGAGCGAGCGCCTCGACCGACCGGTTACGCTGAACCCCGCCCCGGCTCCCTTCGTCCTGCCCCAGTCGCGCGCCAAGTTCGCTACCGACGAGCTGGTCCGCGCGACGCAGGCGCTCGGCGACCTCGGCGACCGCAACCGTCAGACGCTCCTGATGCGCGCCCTCGTCGAGCGCAGCGACACCGGCGAGGCAGCGCAACTGACGGCCGAGCTCGCCGCGGTGATCGGCCGCCCCGACCTCGGCGTGCTGATGGGCAAGGCGGCGCGTTCCGACGGCGAGCTGACCCTGCTCAGCTACGCCTACCCCCAGCTCACCCTGCCCCCCGAAGTCGCCTCGAACTTCACGATGGTCCACGCCGTCGCCCGGCAGGAGAGCCAGTTCGACCGTGCCGCGGTCAGCGCCGCCAACGCCCGCGGCCTGATGCAGCTGGTTCCCGCCACCGCCGCCGAGCAGGCGACCAAGGCGGGGCTGCGGTTCAGCGTCGAGCGCCTGACCGAGGACCCGGTCTACAACGTCACGCTCGGCGGCGCGTATTTCGAGCGGCTGCGCGCCAACTTCGGCGGCAGCTACGTGCTCGCCGTCGCCGCCTACAACGCCGGCCCCGGCAACGCCCGCAAGTTCGTCACCAGGCAGGGCGACCCGCGCGTGCCCGGCGTCGACGTCGTCGACTGGATCGAGACGATCCCCTTCCTCGAGACGCGCACCTACGTGCAGCGCGTGCTGGAGAACGCCGTGATGTACGACCTCCTCCACCCGACCACCGCGCTAAGCCCGGCGAGCAAGCGAATCTCGTGGTACCTGGGCAAGTCGACGCCGGGCTGA
- the recA gene encoding recombinase RecA — translation MAANLKVVNGVAAISKADEKASGDKARALEAALAQIDRAFGKGSAMRLGSRETMEVESISSGSLGLDIALGIGGLPRGRVIEIYGPESSGKTTLALHAIAEAQKMGGTAAFVDAEHALDPAYAKKLGVNIDELIVSQPDTGEQALEIVDTLVRSNAVDVLVIDSVAALVPRAEIEGEMGDSHVGLQARLMSQSLRKLTGSISRSRCMVIFINQLRMKIGVMYGNPETTTGGNALKFYASVRLDIRRTGQIKDGDDVVGNTTRVKVVKNKVAPPFKQVEFDIMYGEGVSRIGEILDLGVKAGVVEKSGAWFSYDSIRIGQGRENSKKYLKANPDVAARIEKTIRDNAAGISEALMTGSPEPSTGEDAEM, via the coding sequence ATGGCTGCAAATCTTAAGGTGGTGAACGGGGTGGCTGCAATTTCCAAGGCGGACGAGAAGGCCAGCGGCGACAAGGCGCGCGCGCTAGAGGCCGCACTGGCGCAAATCGACCGCGCCTTCGGCAAGGGCTCGGCGATGCGCCTCGGCTCGCGTGAGACGATGGAGGTCGAATCGATCTCCAGCGGTTCGCTCGGCCTCGACATCGCACTCGGTATCGGCGGCCTGCCGCGCGGCCGGGTCATCGAGATCTACGGCCCCGAAAGCTCGGGCAAGACGACGCTGGCGCTGCACGCCATCGCCGAAGCGCAGAAGATGGGCGGCACCGCGGCCTTCGTCGATGCGGAACACGCTCTCGACCCGGCCTATGCCAAGAAGCTCGGCGTCAACATCGACGAGCTGATCGTTTCGCAGCCCGACACCGGCGAACAGGCGCTCGAGATCGTCGACACGCTGGTTCGCTCCAACGCCGTCGACGTGCTGGTCATCGACTCGGTCGCAGCTCTGGTGCCGCGCGCTGAAATCGAGGGCGAAATGGGCGACAGCCACGTCGGCCTGCAGGCCCGCCTGATGTCGCAGTCACTCCGCAAGCTCACCGGCTCGATCAGCCGCTCGCGCTGCATGGTCATATTTATCAACCAGTTACGCATGAAGATCGGCGTAATGTACGGCAACCCGGAAACCACCACCGGCGGCAACGCACTCAAGTTCTACGCCAGCGTCCGCCTCGACATCCGCCGCACCGGACAGATCAAGGATGGTGACGACGTTGTTGGCAACACCACCCGGGTCAAGGTCGTCAAGAACAAGGTCGCGCCGCCGTTCAAGCAGGTCGAGTTCGACATCATGTACGGCGAAGGCGTCAGCCGCATCGGCGAAATCCTCGACCTCGGCGTCAAGGCCGGCGTCGTCGAGAAGTCCGGTGCCTGGTTCAGCTACGACTCGATCCGCATCGGCCAGGGCCGCGAGAACTCGAAGAAGTACCTGAAAGCCAATCCGGACGTCGCGGCTCGCATCGAGAAGACCATCCGCGACAATGCGGCCGGCATCTCCGAAGCGCTGATGACCGGCAGCCCCGAGCCATCGACCGGCGAAGACGCCGAGATGTAG
- the smpB gene encoding SsrA-binding protein SmpB, with translation MPRPKGETGIKIKTVAENRRARYEFFIEDVVEAGIALAGTEVKGLRSGQASIAEAYAEVKDGQLWLVNANIPEYKQGNRFNHEPKRPRKLLLHARQIEKFHGLVTRQGMTLVPLSVYFNDRGRAKVELALAKGKQLHDKRETEKTRDWKREAARVMRERG, from the coding sequence ATGCCGAGGCCCAAGGGCGAGACCGGGATCAAGATCAAGACCGTCGCCGAGAACCGGCGCGCCCGCTATGAATTCTTCATCGAGGACGTCGTCGAGGCCGGCATCGCGCTGGCCGGCACCGAGGTGAAGGGCCTGCGCTCCGGACAAGCGTCGATCGCCGAGGCCTATGCCGAGGTCAAGGACGGCCAGCTGTGGCTGGTCAACGCCAACATTCCCGAATACAAGCAGGGCAACCGCTTCAACCACGAGCCCAAGCGCCCGCGGAAGCTGCTGCTCCACGCCCGCCAGATTGAGAAATTCCACGGCCTTGTGACGCGGCAGGGCATGACGCTGGTGCCGCTGTCGGTATACTTCAACGACCGTGGCCGCGCCAAGGTCGAGCTTGCGCTCGCGAAGGGCAAGCAGCTCCACGACAAGCGCGAGACCGAGAAGACCCGCGACTGGAAGCGCGAGGCGGCGCGGGTCATGCGCGAGCGCGGCTAA
- a CDS encoding response regulator — protein MPGADWRFVQLLDVLPLGLALLDTEGRMLACNDAFRRTIDDPCQPGAPLPAGITVADDRPMLARAIRDALDKGKLPAELRLRLTARPEEPLVMTIARVPAGIDATLLIAVRDIREQLLLERQVAQVTRMQAIGQLAGGVAHDFNNILTANLGLVEQLLARHVPGDGDYSDLEELKTNDSRGATLIRQLLAFARQQTLRQQLVDARAAVAALAALLSRLLGDEVTLALELDEVGPIRVDPGQLEQVIVNLAVNARDAMPGGGRLVIATRSVPAAAVDRLGHSVMPAGDYVEIAVCDSGIGIDKDLGAKIYEPFFTTKSGAQGTGLGLSTVYGIVKQSGGFVFNAPAPSGGTIFSLFFPRAEGKVDVAAPIPVPKPVFIVDGRSLAVLLVEDDRAVRLVLQRALANAGFVVTAAADALAALPLIDDPATVIDVLVSDVMMPGMDGGQLAAHARRRRPELPVLLMSGYAEPPQRSATADAGVAFLAKPFTGSALADAIRAAARY, from the coding sequence GTGCCCGGCGCCGACTGGCGCTTCGTCCAGCTGCTCGACGTGCTGCCGCTCGGGCTTGCGTTGCTCGATACCGAGGGCCGGATGCTGGCCTGCAACGACGCCTTCCGCCGGACGATCGACGATCCATGCCAGCCCGGCGCGCCGCTTCCCGCGGGGATCACCGTTGCCGATGACCGGCCGATGCTGGCGCGGGCGATCCGCGATGCGCTCGACAAGGGCAAACTGCCCGCCGAGCTCCGCCTGCGGTTGACCGCCCGCCCCGAGGAGCCGCTGGTCATGACGATCGCGCGGGTGCCAGCCGGGATCGACGCAACGCTGCTGATCGCCGTCCGCGATATCCGCGAGCAACTGCTGCTCGAGCGGCAGGTCGCGCAGGTGACGCGGATGCAGGCGATCGGCCAGCTCGCGGGCGGTGTCGCGCACGATTTCAACAACATCCTGACCGCCAACCTCGGGCTGGTCGAGCAGCTGCTGGCGCGCCACGTCCCGGGCGACGGCGACTATAGCGACCTCGAGGAGCTGAAGACCAACGACTCGCGCGGTGCGACGCTGATCCGCCAGCTCCTCGCCTTTGCCCGTCAGCAGACCCTGCGGCAGCAGCTCGTCGACGCCCGCGCCGCGGTCGCCGCGCTCGCTGCCCTGCTCAGCCGCCTGCTCGGCGACGAGGTCACGCTGGCGCTCGAACTCGACGAGGTCGGGCCGATCCGGGTCGATCCGGGCCAGCTCGAACAGGTCATCGTCAACCTCGCCGTCAATGCCCGCGACGCGATGCCCGGCGGCGGCCGGCTGGTGATCGCGACCCGCAGCGTCCCCGCCGCGGCCGTCGACCGGCTCGGCCACAGCGTCATGCCGGCGGGCGATTACGTCGAGATCGCCGTCTGCGACAGCGGGATCGGCATCGACAAGGACCTCGGTGCCAAGATCTACGAACCGTTCTTCACCACCAAAAGCGGCGCGCAGGGCACCGGGCTCGGGCTGTCGACGGTCTACGGCATCGTCAAGCAGTCCGGCGGCTTCGTCTTCAATGCACCCGCGCCCAGCGGCGGCACGATCTTCAGCCTGTTCTTCCCGCGCGCCGAGGGCAAGGTCGACGTCGCCGCGCCGATCCCCGTGCCGAAGCCCGTGTTCATCGTCGACGGCCGCAGCCTCGCGGTCCTGCTCGTCGAGGACGACCGCGCCGTGCGGCTGGTCCTCCAGCGCGCGCTCGCCAACGCCGGCTTCGTCGTCACCGCCGCTGCCGATGCGCTCGCGGCGCTGCCGTTGATCGACGATCCCGCGACGGTCATCGACGTGCTCGTCTCCGACGTGATGATGCCGGGCATGGACGGCGGCCAGCTTGCCGCGCACGCCCGCCGCCGCCGCCCCGAACTGCCGGTGCTGCTGATGTCGGGCTATGCCGAACCACCCCAGCGCTCCGCCACCGCCGACGCCGGGGTCGCCTTCCTCGCCAAGCCGTTCACGGGCTCGGCACTGGCCGACGCGATCCGCGCGGCGGCGCGCTACTAG
- a CDS encoding response regulator, whose amino-acid sequence MQRVLIVEDEVLIGLVLEDMLDMIGCRVAANAESIVAGFDALERLGAEGFDVAILDVHLGTESVFPLADRLAALGKRIVFATGSHPDTLPERYGDSGVLEKPYAFAAVEALMKPVSAAA is encoded by the coding sequence ATGCAGCGGGTGCTGATTGTTGAAGATGAAGTCCTGATCGGCCTGGTTCTCGAGGATATGCTCGATATGATCGGCTGCCGGGTTGCGGCGAACGCCGAGTCCATCGTGGCGGGTTTCGATGCCCTCGAACGGCTGGGTGCGGAGGGTTTCGACGTCGCGATCCTCGACGTCCACCTCGGGACGGAATCGGTGTTCCCGCTTGCCGACCGCCTGGCCGCGCTCGGCAAGCGCATCGTGTTCGCCACCGGGTCGCATCCGGACACGCTGCCGGAGCGCTATGGAGACAGCGGTGTGCTTGAAAAGCCCTATGCCTTCGCGGCTGTCGAAGCCTTGATGAAACCGGTGTCCGCCGCCGCTTGA
- a CDS encoding N-acetyltransferase — translation MSGRQPVDRRRFEAWVYGRAISRGMPPPVPQGGSFRIETGLPHETRRHVFPAVSPELVAVAKAISEPRVFVKAFVTAADLARALPPGWEIQPPGYMMIRDGAAAGDAPLFPPGYSLAVGLDGSTTVATITALDGNCAASGRAADYDGYRVYDQIVTEPEHLRRGLGRAVMAALEPSRDEVPLLVATETGRSLYMALGWRVVAPYTSAVLPG, via the coding sequence ATGAGCGGTCGCCAGCCCGTCGACCGGCGGCGGTTCGAGGCCTGGGTTTACGGCCGCGCCATTTCGCGCGGCATGCCGCCGCCAGTGCCCCAAGGCGGTAGTTTTCGGATCGAGACCGGCCTGCCGCACGAGACGCGACGCCATGTCTTCCCGGCCGTGTCTCCCGAACTCGTCGCAGTCGCCAAGGCAATCAGCGAGCCGCGGGTCTTCGTCAAAGCGTTCGTCACCGCCGCAGATCTGGCGCGCGCCCTGCCGCCGGGATGGGAGATCCAGCCACCGGGCTACATGATGATTCGCGATGGAGCCGCAGCCGGTGATGCGCCACTGTTCCCCCCAGGCTATTCGCTGGCGGTCGGCCTCGACGGCAGCACGACCGTCGCGACGATTACTGCCCTCGACGGCAACTGCGCCGCCAGCGGCCGCGCAGCGGATTACGATGGCTACCGAGTCTACGACCAGATCGTCACCGAGCCTGAACACCTCCGGCGCGGCCTCGGTCGTGCCGTGATGGCGGCACTGGAGCCAAGCCGAGATGAGGTCCCGCTGCTGGTCGCGACCGAGACCGGTCGGAGCCTCTATATGGCGCTGGGCTGGCGGGTCGTCGCGCCCTACACCTCGGCGGTGCTGCCCGGCTGA
- the dapA gene encoding 4-hydroxy-tetrahydrodipicolinate synthase, with the protein MFSGSIPALVTPFKDGAVDAEAFQRLVDWQIAEGSTGLVPCGTTGESATLSHDEHHEVIRLCVEATDGRVPVIAGCGSNDTATALMHLARAAKNGADAALVVCPYYNKPSQAGLLAHFRALAASTDLPIVIYNIPGRSIVDMSVETMAELSSLPNIVGVKDATGNLARVPALRAACGLDFVQLSGNDELALGYMATGGHGCISVTANVAPRLCADFQAACAAGNYTAALALHDRLFPLHLAMFTDASPGPAKYALARAGRLTEELRLPILAASPAARAAVDAALDHAGIS; encoded by the coding sequence ATGTTTTCAGGATCGATCCCGGCGCTGGTGACGCCCTTCAAGGACGGCGCAGTCGACGCCGAGGCTTTCCAGCGCCTCGTCGACTGGCAGATCGCCGAGGGCTCGACCGGCCTCGTGCCGTGCGGGACCACCGGCGAGTCCGCGACGCTGAGCCATGACGAGCACCACGAAGTCATCCGGCTGTGCGTCGAGGCCACCGACGGGCGCGTGCCGGTCATCGCCGGCTGCGGCTCCAACGACACCGCGACCGCGCTCATGCACCTCGCGCGCGCCGCGAAGAATGGTGCCGACGCGGCGCTGGTGGTCTGCCCTTATTACAACAAGCCGTCGCAGGCCGGTCTGCTGGCGCACTTCCGCGCGCTCGCCGCCAGCACCGACCTACCGATCGTCATCTACAACATCCCGGGACGCTCGATCGTCGACATGAGCGTCGAGACGATGGCCGAGCTGTCGAGCTTGCCCAACATCGTCGGGGTCAAGGATGCGACCGGCAACCTCGCGCGCGTGCCAGCGCTGCGCGCCGCCTGTGGGCTCGACTTCGTCCAGCTGTCGGGCAACGACGAACTGGCGCTCGGCTACATGGCGACTGGCGGTCACGGCTGCATCTCGGTCACCGCCAACGTCGCGCCGCGGTTGTGTGCCGACTTCCAGGCCGCCTGTGCGGCGGGGAACTACACGGCCGCGCTGGCGCTTCACGACCGGCTGTTCCCGCTCCACCTCGCGATGTTCACCGACGCGAGCCCGGGCCCGGCCAAGTACGCGCTGGCCAGGGCCGGCCGCCTGACCGAGGAACTCCGCCTGCCAATTCTCGCCGCCAGCCCCGCCGCCCGCGCCGCTGTCGATGCTGCGCTCGACCATGCCGGAATAAGCTGA
- the alaS gene encoding alanine--tRNA ligase, with protein sequence MTSTNDIRRAFLEYFGNAGHAVVPSAPLVPQNDPTLMFVNAGMVPFKNVFTGLETRPYKTAVSSQKCVRAGGKHNDLDNVGYTARHHTFFEMLGNFSFGDYFKEQAITHAWTLLTREFGIDPDRLTVTVYHTDDEAFALWQKIAGLPADRIIRIATNDNFWSMGDTGPCGPCSEIFYDHGDHIPGGPPGSPDEDGDRFVEIWNLVFMQYEQIDAATRLDLPRPSIDTGMGLERVAAVLQGVHDNYDTDTFKALIAASGELTGTATDGANTASHRVIADHLRASGFLIADGVLPSAEGRGYVLRRIMRRAMRHAQILGAAEPLMHRLVPALVAAMGGAFPELVRAQPLIEATLHQEEVRFRVTLANGLRLLDEATATMAPGDTLPGATAFKLYDTFGFPYDLTEDALRAQGFTVERAGFDAAMAEQKRAARAAWAGSGQAASEAVWFDIVEAEGASEFVGYATDTAQANVVALVKDGVRVDHADAGDKVIVVTNQTPFYGESGGQQGDAGMVTGDSGLRLAVADTAKPLGKLHVHVGEVEAGSIRVGDTVTLAIDTERRAQLRANHSATHLLHAALRRRLGDHVTQKGSLVAPDRLRFDFSQPRALTPADIAAVETEVNWHIRHNQAVTTRLMTPDAAIQAGAMALFGEKYGDEVRVLSMGLDEDATYSTELCGGTHVNALGDIGVFKITSESAVAGGIRRIEALTGEAARVYLNDQEARLKEAATALKAQPGEVPARVAALIEDRRRLERELADAKRTLALSGGTAGNGAMASGPAAPEMVGGMGFVGQVIAGLDAKNLRGLVDDAKKQMGSGVAVLVAVNDGRASVAVGVTDDLTDRHSAVDLVRLAAAAVGGQGGGGRPDMAQAGGPDGARATDAVAAVKAALGEVAVAA encoded by the coding sequence ATGACCAGCACCAACGATATCCGCCGCGCCTTCCTCGAGTATTTCGGGAACGCCGGGCATGCTGTGGTCCCGTCCGCACCACTAGTGCCGCAGAACGATCCGACCTTGATGTTCGTCAACGCCGGCATGGTGCCGTTCAAGAACGTCTTCACGGGCCTCGAGACCCGCCCCTACAAGACCGCGGTTTCGTCGCAGAAATGCGTCCGCGCCGGCGGCAAGCACAACGACCTCGACAACGTCGGCTACACCGCGCGCCATCACACATTCTTCGAGATGCTCGGCAACTTCAGCTTCGGCGACTATTTCAAGGAGCAGGCGATCACCCACGCGTGGACGCTCCTGACTCGCGAATTCGGCATCGATCCCGACCGCCTGACCGTCACCGTCTACCATACCGACGATGAGGCCTTCGCGCTCTGGCAGAAGATCGCCGGGCTGCCCGCCGACCGCATCATTCGCATCGCTACCAACGATAATTTCTGGTCGATGGGCGACACCGGCCCCTGCGGCCCGTGCAGCGAGATCTTCTACGACCACGGCGACCACATCCCCGGTGGCCCGCCCGGCAGTCCCGACGAGGACGGCGACCGCTTCGTCGAGATTTGGAACCTGGTGTTCATGCAGTACGAGCAGATCGACGCCGCGACCCGCCTCGACCTGCCGCGTCCGTCGATCGACACCGGCATGGGCCTCGAGCGCGTCGCTGCCGTCCTCCAGGGTGTCCATGACAACTACGACACCGACACCTTCAAGGCGCTGATCGCGGCGTCCGGCGAACTGACCGGCACTGCCACCGACGGTGCCAACACCGCCTCGCACCGCGTTATCGCCGACCACCTTCGCGCCAGCGGCTTCCTGATCGCCGACGGTGTACTGCCCTCCGCCGAAGGCCGTGGCTACGTACTCCGCCGGATCATGCGCCGCGCCATGCGCCACGCCCAGATCCTGGGAGCCGCCGAGCCGCTGATGCACCGGCTTGTTCCCGCGCTCGTCGCGGCGATGGGCGGCGCATTCCCCGAACTCGTCCGCGCCCAGCCGCTGATCGAGGCGACGCTCCATCAAGAGGAGGTCCGCTTCCGCGTTACCCTCGCCAACGGCCTGCGCCTGCTCGATGAGGCGACCGCGACGATGGCCCCGGGCGACACGCTGCCCGGTGCCACCGCGTTCAAACTCTACGACACCTTCGGTTTCCCCTACGACCTAACCGAAGACGCGTTGCGGGCGCAGGGCTTCACGGTCGAGCGCGCCGGCTTCGATGCCGCGATGGCCGAGCAGAAGCGCGCGGCCCGCGCCGCCTGGGCGGGTTCGGGGCAAGCCGCGTCCGAAGCCGTCTGGTTCGACATCGTCGAGGCCGAGGGCGCGAGCGAGTTCGTCGGTTACGCCACCGACACCGCGCAAGCCAACGTCGTCGCGTTGGTCAAGGACGGCGTCCGCGTCGACCATGCGGATGCGGGCGACAAGGTCATCGTGGTCACGAACCAAACGCCTTTCTACGGCGAATCGGGTGGCCAGCAGGGCGATGCCGGCATGGTCACCGGCGACAGCGGGTTACGGCTTGCCGTCGCCGACACTGCCAAGCCGCTCGGCAAGCTCCACGTCCATGTTGGCGAGGTCGAGGCCGGCAGCATCCGCGTCGGCGACACCGTCACGCTGGCGATCGACACCGAGCGTCGCGCACAGCTCCGCGCCAACCACTCGGCGACCCACCTGCTTCACGCGGCACTGCGCCGTCGGCTCGGCGACCATGTCACCCAGAAGGGCTCGCTCGTCGCGCCCGACCGCCTACGCTTCGACTTCAGCCAGCCGCGCGCCCTGACCCCCGCCGACATCGCCGCGGTCGAGACCGAGGTGAACTGGCACATTCGCCACAACCAAGCCGTCACTACTCGCCTGATGACACCCGACGCCGCCATCCAAGCGGGCGCGATGGCGCTGTTCGGCGAGAAATATGGCGACGAGGTCCGCGTTCTCAGCATGGGCTTGGACGAGGATGCGACCTACTCGACCGAGCTCTGCGGCGGCACCCACGTAAACGCGCTCGGTGATATCGGCGTCTTCAAGATCACATCGGAGAGCGCCGTCGCTGGCGGTATCCGGCGCATCGAGGCGCTGACCGGCGAAGCCGCACGGGTCTATCTCAACGATCAGGAAGCGCGGCTCAAGGAGGCCGCGACAGCGCTCAAGGCCCAGCCCGGCGAAGTCCCTGCCCGCGTCGCGGCCCTGATCGAGGACCGCCGCCGCCTCGAGCGCGAACTCGCCGATGCCAAGCGTACGCTCGCGCTTTCGGGCGGCACCGCCGGCAATGGAGCCATGGCTAGCGGCCCGGCTGCCCCCGAGATGGTCGGCGGCATGGGCTTCGTTGGACAGGTGATCGCCGGGCTCGACGCCAAAAACCTGCGCGGCCTCGTCGACGACGCCAAGAAGCAGATGGGCAGTGGCGTCGCTGTGCTGGTCGCGGTCAACGACGGTCGCGCCTCGGTCGCGGTCGGGGTCACCGACGACCTGACCGACCGCCACAGCGCCGTCGACCTTGTGCGGCTAGCTGCCGCCGCGGTTGGCGGGCAGGGCGGCGGCGGCCGTCCCGACATGGCACAGGCCGGTGGCCCCGACGGCGCCAGGGCCACGGACGCGGTCGCGGCGGTCAAGGCGGCGCTCGGCGAGGTCGCGGTCGCCGCTTGA